ACTGCGCATGTAGGAGATCTGGAGATTCACATCCTGGGGCACTTCATCGATCCGGATGATAACCGACTCGTCGAATTTCTTGCCTCTTCCCGCAACGACCGCGTCGAAAGGGCTCGTCGGATGGTCGAGAAGCTCTGGGGTTTGGGTTTGCCGCTGGATGTTACTGAGGTCTTGAGCTTGGCGCCAGGCCATTCAGTCGGTCGTCCCCACGTGGCACAGGCGATGATCAGGCGTGGATATGTGACGTCGCTGAAGGAGGCCTTCGACCGGTACCTGACCCAGGGCAAGCCAGGCTATGTGGAACGCTCCAGGACCCCTGCCGCCCTGGCGATACGTGCCATCAAAGAGGCTGGTGGCGTACCTTCTCTCGCGCATCCTGGTCAGTACGGCCACGATGAGATCATCCCATCCCTCGTTCAGCAGGGCCTTATGGGATTAGAGGTCTATCATTCGGAGCATGATGCCGGATCGCTATTCCGTTACGAGCGGGTATGCCTCGAATACGGTTTGTTGGCCGTCGGTGGTTCTGACTACCACGGTACTGAAGGCCTTCGTTCGATGGGGCTTGGAAGGCCGGCCTTGCCGGAGGCGAGATTCGAACAGTTACTCGCCGCAAGGGCTGCCTCCCAAACCCCTCCCGTTCGACGACAGACGGAATGACGCCGTATATGCGCGAGTTCCTTGTCAGAACGACACATAAATCCCAGGTGATTGACATCACGCCGAGAGTCGAGAAGATGTTGGCACAAGACAGTACGGACGAAGGGATCTGTTGTGTCTTCGTACCACATGCGACCGCAGCGGTCATCATCAACGAGAATGCCGACCCCAACATCGGCGAAGATCTTCAGGATGCACTGACGAAATTGATTCCCGATGGGGGCTGGCGTCACGATCGGATCGATGATAACGCAGCGGCCCACATCAAGGCAGCCATTCTCGGCCCGAGTGAAACGGTGCCGGTGAACGGCGGACGGCTGATGTTGGGAACCTGGCAGAGCCTGATGCTTGTGGAGTTTGATGGCCCGCGTGAGCGGCGGGTGATTGTGCAAATTAGGTAGAGGTAGCAAAAGGTTCTCGTCTGACCTGATCCCCTGGTACCCTTCCCGTAGATCTGAAACAGCTACAAAAGGTGAATAAAGGGATAATTTCTCACTTGAAAGGTCCTGAGTATATTGCAGGCCATCTTATTACTCGGAGCATAACATAGCTTGTCTCCCCCTTTTGTAAAGGGGGAAGTCGCTGGAGATGTTGTGCAAGGGTGCAATCTAGTTAATGCTCCCCGTAATAATATGTTGTCGGGTTAAGAGTCGTATTCATGCGGCGAGTGGACGTAGAAACGGGCAAACGGCAGCGGGAGACGCGAGGATGTGTGAGTGATAAAAATGGCGTAGGTGGATCCGGCTTATGGCTGCCGCGTTATTGTGGGATGCGACCTGTCGGCCTGGGCGCAGTTCTCCCATGCCCAGATCGCGACTATCGCCAGTGGTGGCTACTCCGTTCCCTCTATCAACCTTGGTAGTGCCCGGATCGTTTTTCAATCCTTGAGCAACCTGATTTACCTTGACTTCGCTTGATTTTTGGCTAGAGTGAGCCGGAACGTAGCCGCTGAGAAATCCGGCGCCAATCCCTACTGAGGTTTATATGTTTGCATCACCTGGTCCGTTCGTCCTGCAGATCGGCCCACTGTCTATTCGTTGGTATGGTCTGCTTTTCGCTACTGCTGTTCTGCTGGGAACCTCGCTCGCCCACCGAGAGGCTATCCGCCGTGGGGAGGATCCCGAGCAGCTCCTCAATGTCATTGTGTTCGGGGTCATGTGTGGCTTAATAGGCGCGCGACTCTACTACGTCTTGTTCAATTGGGGCTATTACGGATCGAGACCGTTAAAGATCCTGGCGGTGTGGGAGGGAGGCCTGGCGATCCACGGCGGCCTGCTGGTTGGGGCACTGGCTGCGGCCGTCTACAGCATCCGAAAAAAGCTTCCAGTGTTGACGTATATGGATATCATGGCCCCTTCACTTCCAGTTGGGCAGGCGATCGGTCGGTGGGGAAATTTTTTTAATCAGGAGGCGTTCGGGATCCCGACCGACCTACCGTGGAAGCTCTATATTGAGCCGTACTATCGGCCACCACATCTGGCAGCTTATGAGTACTTCCATCCGACGTTTCTGTACGAATCGCTTTGGAACCTCCTGGTTTTCGCGATGCTCTATTTCCTGCTTCGCCGACGGATGCAGCGGACCCCTGGCGCGCTCGTACTCTGTTACGTTGGACTGTACTCTATCGGCCGATTTTTCGTTGAGGGACTTCGCATCGATAGTCTGATGCTGGGGCCACTTCGGGCCGCGCAGATAATGAGCCTCGTGCTCATTGTTGTTTCCCTCGTTGGGCTCATGCGGTTGCGTACGGGCCAGTTGCGATCCCATCGCGGGTAGGAGAGAGCGATGGAGCGGATCGGTGTCGTCGGAGCCGGGGCTTGGGGGACCGCACTCGCCAAGCTATTAGCCGAGAAAGGACATGCGGTCGGTCTCTGGGTGTGGGAGCGTGAACTCGCCATGACAATGGCGAGGGAGTACGAGAACAGCCTCTACCTGCCTGGAGTCGAGCTGCCAGAAACGATTGAGATCACGACTTCCCTTGCTGAGGTTGCCAGAGGTCGCTCGGCTCTTCTGCTGGTCACCCCTTCTCATATCCTTCGTTCCGTATCTGCAAGCCTACTTCCGTTTATCACAGAATCGACGCTTCTCATAATCGCTACAAAAGGTTTAGAACCAAATAGTTGCATGACTATGTTGCAGGTACTGCATGAGGTTACTTCGTCTATACGGACATCGGCTGTGCTCTCAGGTCCGACCTTTGCGAAGGAGGTGAGCAGAGGACTGCCCGCGGCGGCGGTCGCAGCGTCAACAGAGACGACGGTGGCTATGCAGGTTCAGAACTTACTGAGCACGCCGATCTTTCGCGTGTACGCCGGAAGCGATCCATTGGGTGTGGAGCTGGGGGGGGCCATTAAGAACGTAATTGCCATTGCAGCCGGGATAGTAGACGGTCTTGGGCTTGGCCACAATGCGCTGGCCGCTCTCATCACACGAGGGCTGCACGAAATGAGTCGGCTGGGTGTGACGATGGGCGCGCGTGCCGAGACATTCGCCGGGCTGGCTGGGATTGGGGATCTCGTGTTGACATGCACCGGGGACCTCTCGCGAAACCGGCAACTCGGACTGGCGCTTGGCAGGGGAGCATCGCTCTCTGAGTTGCTTCAGCGTAGCCCGACGGTCAAGGAAGGAATTAACGCCTCAAGGGGCGCCGTCGATCTTGCTCGCCGTTTCTCCGTCGACATGCCGATTTGCCAGGAGATCCATGCGGTCCTCTTTGAGCATCGATCGCCGCAGGAGGCAGTGGCGAGCCTCCTGGGCAGGGCGTTGAAATTGGAAGAGGCATAGGAGCGGGACGTGCCGTATGTGCAGGTTAGGCGCACTCGCATACACTATGTTGAGCGGAGTCCCAGTCCGGCGAGCAATCTATTGCCGATCGTTTTCATCCACGGAGCGGGCGGGAGCCATCAGGTATGGCTCCCGCACCTCAGGACTTTTGGGCAGCGGCGGAGGGCCATCGCCGTCGACCTCCCTGGGCATGGCCGGTCAAGGGGGAGCGGTGCCGATCGGATCGAGGTCTACCGGAACGTCGTCACAGAGTTCATCGCGGCACTGAGTCTTCGCCGGACCGTCATGGTGGGCCACTCAATGGGTGGGGCGATTATCCAGAGTCTCGCCTTGGTCTCCCCTGAGCTGTTGGCAGCGATTGTGCTGGTCGGGACCGGGGCGAAGCTCCGCGTCCACCCGCAGTTTTTCACCGGCCTTCGAGACGACGCAAGGCGAACGGTTGAGCAGATCACCAAATCAGCGCGCGCGCCTGGCGCCCCGGCGAAGGCACTCACACAGGATGCCGATGCGATGTTGCGTATCCCGGCTTCGGTGATCGAGGGAGATCTTCGGGCGTGCGATACCTTTGACCTCATGGAGCAGGTGAAGACCATTACCATCCCAGCTCTGGTGATCTGCGGAACTGACGACCTCATGACGCCACCCACGTATGCCGAGCATCTGCATCATCAGATCAAAGGATCGCAACTTGCGCGCATTCCCGCTGCCGGTCACATGGTGATGCTGGAACAGCCGGACGAGGTAAGCCGAAGCATTGAAGGCTTTCTCGATCGTCTAGGCTGTTAGTAGTGCTGTCGCCA
The genomic region above belongs to Candidatus Methylomirabilis tolerans and contains:
- a CDS encoding PHP domain-containing protein, whose translation is MRLIDLHTHSTASDGVLSPQGLVRFAKDSGISVLAVTDHDTLEGLPTAMAEGQRIGLQVIAGVEITAHVGDLEIHILGHFIDPDDNRLVEFLASSRNDRVERARRMVEKLWGLGLPLDVTEVLSLAPGHSVGRPHVAQAMIRRGYVTSLKEAFDRYLTQGKPGYVERSRTPAALAIRAIKEAGGVPSLAHPGQYGHDEIIPSLVQQGLMGLEVYHSEHDAGSLFRYERVCLEYGLLAVGGSDYHGTEGLRSMGLGRPALPEARFEQLLAARAASQTPPVRRQTE
- a CDS encoding secondary thiamine-phosphate synthase enzyme YjbQ: MTPYMREFLVRTTHKSQVIDITPRVEKMLAQDSTDEGICCVFVPHATAAVIINENADPNIGEDLQDALTKLIPDGGWRHDRIDDNAAAHIKAAILGPSETVPVNGGRLMLGTWQSLMLVEFDGPRERRVIVQIR
- the lgt gene encoding prolipoprotein diacylglyceryl transferase, which encodes MFASPGPFVLQIGPLSIRWYGLLFATAVLLGTSLAHREAIRRGEDPEQLLNVIVFGVMCGLIGARLYYVLFNWGYYGSRPLKILAVWEGGLAIHGGLLVGALAAAVYSIRKKLPVLTYMDIMAPSLPVGQAIGRWGNFFNQEAFGIPTDLPWKLYIEPYYRPPHLAAYEYFHPTFLYESLWNLLVFAMLYFLLRRRMQRTPGALVLCYVGLYSIGRFFVEGLRIDSLMLGPLRAAQIMSLVLIVVSLVGLMRLRTGQLRSHRG
- a CDS encoding NAD(P)-dependent glycerol-3-phosphate dehydrogenase, with translation MERIGVVGAGAWGTALAKLLAEKGHAVGLWVWERELAMTMAREYENSLYLPGVELPETIEITTSLAEVARGRSALLLVTPSHILRSVSASLLPFITESTLLIIATKGLEPNSCMTMLQVLHEVTSSIRTSAVLSGPTFAKEVSRGLPAAAVAASTETTVAMQVQNLLSTPIFRVYAGSDPLGVELGGAIKNVIAIAAGIVDGLGLGHNALAALITRGLHEMSRLGVTMGARAETFAGLAGIGDLVLTCTGDLSRNRQLGLALGRGASLSELLQRSPTVKEGINASRGAVDLARRFSVDMPICQEIHAVLFEHRSPQEAVASLLGRALKLEEA
- a CDS encoding alpha/beta hydrolase, encoding MPIVFIHGAGGSHQVWLPHLRTFGQRRRAIAVDLPGHGRSRGSGADRIEVYRNVVTEFIAALSLRRTVMVGHSMGGAIIQSLALVSPELLAAIVLVGTGAKLRVHPQFFTGLRDDARRTVEQITKSARAPGAPAKALTQDADAMLRIPASVIEGDLRACDTFDLMEQVKTITIPALVICGTDDLMTPPTYAEHLHHQIKGSQLARIPAAGHMVMLEQPDEVSRSIEGFLDRLGC